ttggTCTGACAGTTTATGAAATATTTGGCATGTGCCTTACGATTATTGTTATAATCTTcattagaggtgatcatgggttgggctacccggCCCGGTCCGACAGCCCGCttgaaaaatgggagggttcgggtaaaaatataggcctgaaatatgggtttgggcaaaaaaacgaggcccatttagaaaacgAGTCGGGCCTtgggtaaaacttttttggcccgggcccggccctacccgaattatatttaaatatatattatttttaatcaaatatactttttaaaatttaatatgctattttctttttaaaatatgctattttggtgttgtaaaatttaatatgggtcgGGCCGAGCTCGGGATTAGTAATTCTTTTTCGGGCCAGGCCTGTGCCTagaaaacgggcctaaaatcTTGTTTGGGCTCATCCCGGACCCagctcggcccggcccatgattACCTCTAATCTTTATATGAATAGCTATATAATGGAAGTTtatattgaaatatttgaaGAATTTAGAATGCTAAAAGCATATAGAAATTCTCAAGAAATTATTCGATACATTTGAGTAAAATTAATAGgaattaaaatgatttgaacatatttggtaaatttaacttagtgaatagtagaggtgctcatgggccgagCCGGCCCAGGTgtgggccgggcccataaaaaaatttcggcccgggtcctaggcccgggcccggcctgaaatatgggcctaagattttgcccaggcctggcccgggaaaaaatcataagcccggacccgacccggcccggcccatttttattttaaaaattttaaaaatattttaaaaatattttaaaattaaaaaaattaaaaaaaagtattttaaaattaaaaaaaattaaaaaaagtattttaaaattaaaaaatttttaaaaagtattttaaaaatattttaaaattaaaaaaaataaaaaaaagtatgtaaaaaatattttaaaattttaaaaatatatatatatttattatatcggtcGGGTCGGGGTCAGGTGGCCTgggccaaaaagtggtgccgaGGTCTGCCCGCTTTTCTAAacggcctcattttttgcccaaacccatatttcggcctatattttacccaaaccctcccatatttggGCGGGCCGTCAGTGAGGCTGAGCCGAGCCCGCCTACctatgagcacctctagtgaatagtagttgaagaatgattaaaaaataatccaaaatacctatttgtattttatagAAGGAGCATGATCAATGtttattatgattattgttgaaataattgaagagatcaaattatattttcccaaaattgtTCCTCACCCATGACTTTAAAATGAATGGTGATTAAATGATTAACAAATGCGTTCAAGTGATTATTTGAGAAGTCgatattcaagattgaatatgtAGAATTTTAGATATTATGTGATGTTTTTATGAGGAGAGTAAATACATGTTATACTATTTTCCTCTTAACCAATATTTTGTCTCACTGGGTTTTCCGATAATGTTTTTAATGAGACAACATGTTATGTGTATTGTAAATATTTGTACttttcactaaaatttttttctcatgtggtttttatcttagtaaggttttaacgaaACACATTATCTACTAATGATCAAGATAAATTTAATGTACTTTAGAAATCTAATATTCATgagaagttaaattttatttcatttatatttcttgtgcctataaatatagactttggAAAAGTACTTTACACatctttattgataaataaaatacgAACTCCTCTTTTACTCTTATATTTCTTATTACTTTTCTtgcttctttatttatttcaaaaatattaatatttggttaataagaattattattgtaaacccattattatttttataataatatttatatatcttaaataataatttagaccatgttaacatatttttatcatGTCAAGTCAGAAAAGTAAAACCAGTTCAACAAAATATTAAggcttaattttctttttcctaatttagtacttcaatttggtatttttctcaatttaatatctaatttctttttcaatttgatatttaaatttgttaaatgttaTACAAATTACCTCAAAATACTAATAacattagtttattttataaggGTCAAATATATCTAATGTATGAACAAACATGTTGCATGTGACATGAAATTTAATGATAGGaatgataatatttatttgaagtttccTTTGTTTCGTAGACAACATgctcaaaatttacttaacaaagGCATATTgaagaataaaacaaaaattttaaaaattcaaaataaaatatttatgttatattaaaaattaaaataaattagactAAAAGTAAAGGAGCATTtgaaatttagaaagaaatttcatgTCATTTATCATTGGTCATACACTGATTATTTTTCTACCTCATAAAAGAATAACATTGTTTGTATTTTGGGGTACATTTATATACATTTGACAAGTTTAGGCaccaaattgaacaaaaaaaaaggtgataaattaggTAAAATCAGCAAATGTAGGTActaaattggacaaaaaaaaagttcagataccaaatattatattaagtcaaatattaaatataaatgttacTTTCTATCTTTTACCTAGAGGAGAGCATGCGAttttttcaatcattttttattaaattgatttaaccGATCATAATCTACAAAAATTGACCCAGGCGAATTAAAGCTCAAAAATCGATATAATCGAATCAActttaagggtgggtttggatgagcgattgggtgcggtgcggtgcgtttagtttacttttttgTCTCACATTACAGTATtgctacaatatctaatctcaccaccaccgttgtttttacattaaccgcaggtaaacacatcgcccatccaaactcaccctaagttggttggttggtttggTCAAATAACCAACTTTAGACATTGGACTTAAataacttatatttattttataaattttaaatatattttaaataatttaaaaaaatattaaattaaattaatttttttggtcgagtcaatttaaaaactaaaaaatcgATAACTAAcggaaataattaaaaaaaaagcactcatagcaaaaaaaaaaaaaaatccaattggAATGATTTCAtaagtttttgggttttaatcGAAAAGTGCCCTCCTATTCTCACCTAAATTTtgtaaaaggaaaggaaaaataaatattactaaaAACCAAATTatgattcaaaatttgaagattCGGAggtatacaaatatattaagttCGAAAAgtacatttaaacaaaaatttaggaTTGTCTAAAAAGATAGATAGATTCAAAGCCTCAATTATATTCCCTTCCAAAAAGCATTAATTTAGctaattagtaaaaaaaattttgttaatcaaattattattacttttcataagaaaaacataaaaatacaatatatatatatatatatattttaaaggaaaacaaaatggAAGGCAAGaggattttttttcatttattttagggtaaactataaaaatagtcatttttatttgcctcaaattatattttagtcacttatgtttgaaatgttacgttatcgttttgttatgaAGGGATAACTCTACCGTTAAACTCTATTATCTCCCTAATGAcaatcctacgtggcagtccaaatgggttttaaatgccaacttggatgctCAGTTGTTaggatgaaaatatatttttaattaaataaatttaatttagactgCCATGTAGAACAtccaaattaacatttaaaacccatttggactgccacgtaagactgtcgttagggaggtaatgAAGTTTAACGATAGAGTGactacttcgtaacaaaacgataatgtaagtgattaaaatataatcggagacaaacaaaagtgactattttttatatttaccctttattttaagggaaaaaacCCTCTTACAGTAAATATGAATATCTTAATCATTCCAGACCATCAACAACTAATCCCCAAGCTGAATAACAGCCCAAATTTAAGGGTTTACCattcaaaaatatcattaatccttaaataaatagtaaaatccctaattttcccCCAACCAAACAAATTGGCcccaaaacaaaaatacaacaatcaaattatagaaaaaagaagaagaagaaaaaactaaTTTGGTTTCACCATTTTTCTTActgttttctctctttttctttgtttctttccttCGTTTTCTCAGTTGAGAAAacgaaaaaaacaaaaaaaagaaaattttaaaacatcgTATGGAGTTTATTTACCAAATCAAAACAACCCCATTTCTTTAAAACCAGTTGAATTTTCACTTTATTGGTATCCCATGAATAATCCAAGCAATATCAAATCTTGAAAATCGCCATTGAAgctcaagaaattttaaaaaaattcctttttttgATCGGAATATGGAAAAGAAGTAGCAAGAAAAAGAGTATACCTTTCCGCCGCCGTCACGCCGCCGTTAATCTTTGCTAcccattttctttaaaaaccctaaattcaagctcgtgagaaaagaaattatgtctCATCTCGACGACATTCCATCAACACCGGGGAAATTCAAGATGGAAAAATCACCTTTCATTCACAGTAGAATGAGGTGGCACTGGCAATCTTCACTTGCGAAGCTCACTTTTTGGTCAATTGTTTTCTTCTGTTTGATTTTGATCTTCTTTTTTCGATCCCCATCTTCAAATCCCCTCCTTCAAGATCCATATCGCCGTTCTCTCCGTACTTACAATTGGGGCGGACCCGCATGGGAAAAACGGGTCCGTTCTTCCGCCCGAGTCCGTTCCCGTAACGGTTTCTCCGTTTTAGTCACCGGAGCGGCCGGTTTCGTTGGAACCCACGTTTCATCCGCTTTGAAAAAACGCGGCGACGGCGTCCTAGGGCTCGACAATTTCAACGATTATTACGACCCGTCATTGAAAAGAGCTCGCCAAGAACTCCTTGAACGCAGTGGGGTTTTCATTGTAGAAGGCGACATCAACGATTCAGCCCTTTTAATGAAGCTTTTTGAGGTCGTCGCCTTCACCCATGTTATGCATTTAGCTGCTCAAGCTGGTGTAAGGTATGCGATGGAGAACCCTGGTTCTTATGTGCATAGTAACATAGCCGGTTTTGTTAATTTACTTGAAGTATGCAAATCTGCTAATCCACAACCTGCAATTGTATGGGCTTCATCAAGTTCAGTCTATGGTCTCAATAATAAAGTCCCATTTTCAGAAAAAGATAGAACTGATCAACCTGCTAGTTTATATGCTGCTACTAAGAAAGCTGGTGAAGAGATTGCACATACTTATAATCATATATATGGATTGTCATTAACCGGTTTGAGGTTTTTCACGGTTTACGGACCGTGGGGAAGGCCGGATATGGCGTATTTCTTCTTCACTAGGGATATTTTGAAAAGGAAACCGATACCGATATTCGAGGCTGCTAACCACGGTACGGTAGCTCGGGATTTTACCTACATTGATGACATTGTGAAAGGTTGTTTAGCTGCTTTGGATACTGCTGAGAAGAGTACCGGTACCGGTGGGAAGAAGAAAGGTCCGGCTCAATTGAGAGTGTATAATTTAGGGAATACTTCGCCCGTGCCGGTTTCCACTCTCGTGAGCATCTTGGAGAGACTTTTGAAGGTTAAGGTGAAGAGGAACATTATGAAGTTACCACGGAACGGGGACGTTCAATTTACGCATGCCAATGTTAGTTTGGCTCAAAGGGAGCTCGGATATAAGCCTACAACCGATTTGCAGACCGGATTGAAGAAATTCGTGAAGTGGTATACCAGTTTCTATTCCGGTGGGAAGAAAGCTGCCGGATAATCCAATCGGCGGCATCACGGTAGGATGATATGATCCTCTCtgaatcatttttataaaattgcttTATAACATCTCTGTTTGCTTTGAGATTATGGTTTGTTCCACATTTATCTTATATAAGGTGATATTTTTTGGTCACTGGGAAATTGGCAGATGCTGTATCAAAACAACACTTGAAcaatctcttttttcttttcttttttttataattattatatatatttttaatttttaatttttaacatggAATGAAATTGTTGTAGTTTTGGCCCTTTTCAGAAATTATATGAATATGCTGATCTCATTGTTGTATGAAATTCCAATAAAATAGCACATTAATTCTATGTTGTTGCTTTTCCTTTGTGGATAATTTGGTTCACATTTTGAAATCACTCTGCACTGATAATAAAAACTATACCCCTACCTAGactctttttttcaatttggtacttaaaagtacattcaaattctcaatttggtacctaaaatatactttctttatatattttcagtCCCTTTTTTGATAGATGTtaaatatttccttttattaaatgaatatacacattaaaaatataaaaatagaaataaatatataaaaatcagaaatatatataatctagaaataaatttataaaaataaaattacaaaaaatattataattgaaaagaaattagttgaaattaataatattattacaaaaatgtaaaagttggtaaaattataaaagaaattttaaataaaggtttaaaatattttttataagattcgaaatatataattataaaattctaaaaagtatttaaatttcaagtaatttgcaataatattttatatttttatatattattttattttaaaatttagaattatatatttagaattttataaaaaattgtttttaaactttttaaaaatatatatattatatatgatttttttacatttttaatcaatgtaatatatataatactagaaaataaaaaaggactgTTCTAATTGTGTCATGTGGTTGCTCAACCTTGGTCAACTCTCGCTCAACGACCGGTCAACAATCGGCCAAAgacaagtttttttaaattatttaaatatttaatattataacttttttatttttaatataaatttaatatatttattttaaataaacataattgtCATGTGACATTTTTTCATTGGCTAAAACATATCATGTGGCACTGTTTCATTGGCCAAAGTTGCCTAACAGAATTTTTTAACGCCCATTACAAATGGACTAAAAACAGAGGAAATTGATACTTTAGGTACCAAGTTaggacaaaaaaaatttctatatgaaatatagtttaaaatatacttcaaaggctaaattgtgaattaagcctaataataataacaataataaagtTTGTTCTATATTGTATTCTAGTTATATAGttcaaatatgtttaaaatatgttttaatggCTAATTTAgcaatgtttttgaaaaatactatggaaaatatttttgagaagtactcttgaaaagttaaaatttaagtgtttagcattcttgtcaaaaattgtttttattatcaagtaacaaatatacatttaaataatgttcaaattaattaatattattatattttagtaagaatataaaaaatattatatctgtcaattaatattttaatatatgaaatataaatttaaaatatttttaaataataaataatatttatttataaaatttaattagaatatataaactatattaaaatatatctcTTAGTTatacttcataatttatttcttttttctgaaTCAAGTGATGGTACAACATTTTCACTTGTGAAAAGtatttataaaaaagtaaaatattgaaaagaaaactaaaataaaatgaatattaaaaccTATTTAGTTGTGAAAG
The Gossypium raimondii isolate GPD5lz chromosome 8, ASM2569854v1, whole genome shotgun sequence DNA segment above includes these coding regions:
- the LOC105790333 gene encoding UDP-glucuronate 4-epimerase 3 — its product is MSHLDDIPSTPGKFKMEKSPFIHSRMRWHWQSSLAKLTFWSIVFFCLILIFFFRSPSSNPLLQDPYRRSLRTYNWGGPAWEKRVRSSARVRSRNGFSVLVTGAAGFVGTHVSSALKKRGDGVLGLDNFNDYYDPSLKRARQELLERSGVFIVEGDINDSALLMKLFEVVAFTHVMHLAAQAGVRYAMENPGSYVHSNIAGFVNLLEVCKSANPQPAIVWASSSSVYGLNNKVPFSEKDRTDQPASLYAATKKAGEEIAHTYNHIYGLSLTGLRFFTVYGPWGRPDMAYFFFTRDILKRKPIPIFEAANHGTVARDFTYIDDIVKGCLAALDTAEKSTGTGGKKKGPAQLRVYNLGNTSPVPVSTLVSILERLLKVKVKRNIMKLPRNGDVQFTHANVSLAQRELGYKPTTDLQTGLKKFVKWYTSFYSGGKKAAG